In Rana temporaria chromosome 3, aRanTem1.1, whole genome shotgun sequence, a single window of DNA contains:
- the LOC120932626 gene encoding potassium voltage-gated channel subfamily A member 5-like, translating to MEIALVSLENGRAPAVEDGGGSCTADRRDLLQIPRAPSWLIDCNQGREGPQRAPQPPGTGQGGGGGGCGGGGGVGARLHSSSDMIMSYPGSHIKDGDDIHTVIRLEEDESHAHPGEEEDHHFDLGIMDHESNQRVIINIAGLRFETQLSTLNQFPDTLLGDPEKRMRFFDPLRNEYFFDRNRPSFDGILYFYQSGGKIRRPVNVSIDVFADEIRFYELGEEAMERFREDEGFLKDEEKPLPKNEFQRQVWLIFEYPESSSSARGIAIVSVLVILISIITFCLETLPEFRDENELPPTLSKVLNDTQQPPPPPSGLTDPFFIIETTCVIWFTFELLVRFFACPSKAHFSKNIMNIIDIVAIIPYFITLGTELAEQQGNNGQQAMSLAILRVIRLVRVFRIFKLSRHSKGLQILGQTLKASMRELGLLIFFLFIGVILFSSAVYFAEADDPESHFSSIPDAFWWAVVTMTTVGYGDMRPVTVGGKIVGSLCAIAGVLTIALPVPVIVSNFNYFYHRETDHDEQIILKEEPSSAHGSCTGELKRSPSKVSLNKSAENVEGINNGTGSMEKSNLKAKSNVDIRKSLYALCLDTNRETDL from the coding sequence ATGGAGATCGCTCTGGTGAGTTTGGAGAACGGGAGAGCCCCAGCCGTGGAGGATGGAGGGGGCAGCTGCACAGCGGACAGGAGggaccttctccaaatccccagggCACCATCTTGGCTGATCGACTGCAACCAAGGCAGGGAAGGGCCCCAGCGAGCCCCTCAGCCACCggggaccgggcaaggaggaggaggaggtggctgtggaggaggaggaggtgtgggcGCACGTTTGCACAGCAGCAGCGACATGATCATGAGCTATCCTGGCAGTCACATCAAGGATGGCGATGACATCCACACGGTGATCCGCCTGGAGGAAGACGAGTCCCATGCCCACCCGGGGGAAGAAGAGGACCACCATTTCGACCTGGGCATCATGGACCACGAGAGCAACCAGCGGGTCATCATCAACATCGCCGGCTTGAGGTTCGAGACCCAGCTGTCCACCCTCAACCAGTTCCCCGACACCCTCCTGGGCGACCCAGAGAAGAGGATGAGGTTCTTCGACCCCTTGAGGAACGAGTACTTCTTCGACAGGAACCGACCAAGCTTCGATGGCATCCTCTACTTCTACCAGTCTGGGGGCAAGATCAGACGCCCAGTCAATGTCTCCATCGACGTGTTCGCCGACGAGATCCGCTTCTACGAGCTGGGCGAGGAGGCTATGGAGAGGTTCAGGGAGGACGAGGGCTTCTTGAAGGACGAGGAGAAGCCTCTGCCCAAGAATGAGTTCCAACGCCAGGTCTGGCTGATCTTCGAGTACCCCGAGAGTTCCAGCTCCGCCAGGGGCATCGCCATCGTTTCGGTGCTGGTCATCCTCATCTCCATCATCACCTTCTGCCTGGAGACCTTGCCCGAGTTCAGGGATGAGAACGAGCTGCCCCCGACGCTGTCCAAGGTGCTTAACGACACCCAGCAgccaccacctcctcccagcgGATTGACCGACCCCTTCTTCATCATAGAAACCACCTGTGTCATCTGGTTCACCTTCGAGCTCCTGGTCAGGTTCTTCGCTTGCCCCAGCAAGGCTCACTTCTCCAAGAACATCATGAACATCATTGACATTGTGGCCATCATCCCATACTTCATCACCCTGGGGACAGAGCTGGCAGAGCAGCAAGGTAACAATGGCCAACAGGCCATGTCCCTGGCCATTCTCAGGGTCATCCGCCTGGTCAGGGTCTTCAGGATATTCAAGCTGTCCAGGCACTCTAAGGGCCTTCAGATTTTGGGACAAACCCTCAAAGCCAGTATGAGGGAATTGGGGCTTCTAATATTCTTCCTCTTCATAGGAGTCATCTTGTTCTCCAGTGCTGTCTACTTTGCAGAAGCTGATGATCCAGAGTCTCATTTCTCTAGCATCCCAGATGCTTTCTGGTGGGCAGTGGTCACCATGACCACAGTGGGCTATGGGGACATGAGGCCAGTAACTGTtgggggcaaaattgtgggttCCTTATGTGCCATCGCTGGTGTCCTCACTATTGCATTGCCTGTCCCTGTTATAGTCTCCAACTTTAATTACTTCTACCACCGAGAAACTGACCATGATGAGCAGATCATCCTCAAAGAGGAGCCCAGTAGTGCCCATGGCAGCTGTACTGGGGAACTCAAGAGAAGTCCCAGTAAGGTTTCCCTCAACAAGTCTGCAGAGAATGTTGAAGGAATCAACAATGGCACTGGCTCCATGGAAAAATCCAACCTCAAAGCCAAGAGCAATGTGGACATTAGAAAGTCCTTATATGCTCTGTGTCTGGACACTAACAGAGAAACAGACCTGTAG